In Chryseobacterium camelliae, one DNA window encodes the following:
- a CDS encoding glycoside hydrolase family 95 protein: MNLKPCILTFCLFTSLFSFAQKGGKNKLWYDKPAKQWVEALPVGNGRLAAMVYGDPSKEKLQLNESTFWSGGPSRNDNPDGPKVLDSIRYYLFNENYKRAQILADQGLTAKSLHGSAYQNIGDLILDFNDLKEVKNYYRELDIEKAIATTIFTSNGITFKREVFASIPDHVIVIKLSSDQKKALNFTAHFNGELKKSVKAIDANTLQMDGLSSTLDGVQGRVKFNALAKFINKGGKTQVSGNGISVSNANEVLVLISIATNFTDYKTLQADEVSKSKKYIEAAQNKSFISLFKNHLAAYQKYFKRVDFNLGTSEAAKNPTDIRVKNFATTNDPELIALYYQFGRYLLISSSQPGGQPANLQGIWNNSNKPAWDSKYTININTEMNYWPAEKTNLSEMHEPLIQMIKDLSESGKETAKTMYKSRGWVAHHNTDIWRITGVVDFSNAGMWPMGGAWLSQHLWEKYLYNGDKNYLQSIYPILKSAAQFYEDFLIEEPTHHWLVVSPSMSPENIPDGHQGSALAAGNTMDNQLMFDLFTKTKKAAEILNINSDKIPVWNNIISKLPPMKIGRYSQLQEWMGDWDNPEDSHRHVSHLYGLFPSNQINPFTTPELTDAAKTVLLHRGDVSTGWSMGWKVNLWAKLLDGNHANKLIKDQLTLVEKDGWGSKGGTYPNLFDAHPPFQIDGNFGCTSGITEMLLQTQNGFIDILPALPDEWKNGNISGLKTYGGFEVSIVWENHKAKEITIQSALGGNCRIRIPDEMELRGKTKLKKAEGKNPNPFFETPEIKEPMISSKAKLNSIEIKNGLVYDFPTEAGKTYILKMK; encoded by the coding sequence AGCTCAATGAAAGCACGTTCTGGTCCGGCGGTCCTTCCCGGAATGATAACCCGGACGGGCCGAAAGTCCTGGATTCTATCCGGTATTATTTATTCAACGAAAATTATAAACGGGCGCAGATTCTTGCAGACCAGGGACTAACAGCGAAAAGCCTTCATGGTTCAGCTTATCAGAATATCGGCGATCTTATTCTTGATTTTAACGATCTTAAAGAGGTTAAAAATTACTACAGGGAATTGGATATCGAAAAAGCCATTGCCACCACAATATTTACTTCAAACGGAATTACATTTAAAAGAGAAGTTTTCGCTTCCATTCCGGATCATGTTATTGTTATTAAACTGAGTTCAGACCAAAAAAAAGCACTCAATTTTACCGCTCACTTCAATGGTGAACTTAAAAAGAGCGTGAAGGCCATTGATGCCAATACTTTACAGATGGATGGTTTATCATCTACATTGGATGGTGTTCAGGGTCGGGTGAAATTCAATGCACTGGCAAAATTCATCAACAAAGGTGGAAAAACACAGGTTTCAGGAAACGGAATTTCGGTAAGTAATGCCAATGAAGTACTGGTCCTCATTTCGATCGCCACCAATTTCACAGATTACAAAACCTTACAGGCAGACGAAGTTTCAAAAAGCAAAAAATACATCGAAGCGGCACAAAATAAATCTTTTATAAGCTTATTCAAAAATCACCTGGCGGCCTATCAGAAATATTTCAAAAGAGTAGATTTCAATTTAGGCACTTCGGAGGCAGCAAAAAATCCGACCGATATCAGGGTTAAAAACTTTGCAACCACCAACGATCCGGAGCTCATTGCATTATATTACCAATTCGGACGCTATCTACTGATTTCCTCGTCACAGCCGGGCGGTCAGCCTGCCAATCTCCAGGGCATTTGGAACAATTCCAACAAACCGGCCTGGGACAGCAAATACACCATCAACATCAACACGGAAATGAATTACTGGCCTGCCGAAAAGACCAATCTTTCCGAGATGCACGAACCGCTGATTCAGATGATAAAAGACTTAAGCGAATCAGGAAAAGAAACGGCAAAAACGATGTACAAAAGCCGAGGCTGGGTCGCACATCACAATACGGATATCTGGAGAATCACAGGCGTTGTAGATTTTTCCAACGCAGGAATGTGGCCGATGGGCGGAGCCTGGCTTTCCCAGCATCTTTGGGAAAAATATTTGTACAATGGCGATAAAAATTATCTTCAATCCATTTATCCAATTCTAAAATCTGCCGCTCAATTCTATGAAGATTTTCTGATAGAAGAACCGACGCATCATTGGCTGGTTGTGAGTCCTTCAATGTCTCCCGAGAATATTCCGGACGGACATCAGGGAAGTGCTTTGGCAGCAGGAAATACGATGGATAATCAGCTGATGTTTGACCTTTTTACTAAGACAAAAAAAGCGGCAGAAATTCTTAATATAAACTCAGATAAAATCCCGGTTTGGAACAATATCATTTCAAAATTACCACCGATGAAAATCGGAAGATATAGTCAACTGCAGGAATGGATGGGCGATTGGGATAACCCGGAAGACAGCCACAGGCATGTTTCGCATCTGTATGGTCTGTTTCCTTCCAACCAAATCAATCCCTTCACCACACCGGAATTGACAGACGCCGCCAAAACCGTTCTCCTTCATCGAGGCGATGTTTCCACTGGCTGGTCGATGGGCTGGAAAGTCAATCTCTGGGCCAAATTACTGGATGGGAACCATGCCAATAAATTAATCAAAGATCAACTGACCCTGGTAGAAAAAGACGGTTGGGGAAGCAAAGGCGGAACCTACCCGAATCTGTTCGATGCCCATCCGCCGTTCCAGATCGACGGAAACTTCGGCTGTACCTCGGGAATTACCGAAATGCTGCTGCAAACACAGAACGGTTTCATCGATATTCTTCCCGCACTTCCCGACGAATGGAAAAACGGTAATATCTCCGGACTGAAAACCTATGGCGGATTTGAAGTGAGCATCGTTTGGGAAAATCATAAAGCGAAAGAAATTACCATACAATCAGCATTAGGCGGAAATTGCAGAATCAGAATTCCGGACGAAATGGAATTAAGAGGAAAAACAAAACTTAAAAAAGCAGAAGGCAAAAATCCGAATCCCTTTTTTGAGACACCTGAAATTAAGGAACCAATGATTTCTAGCAAAGCTAAATTGAATTCGATTGAAATTAAAAACGGTTTGGTGTACGATTTCCCGACTGAAGCAGGAAAAACATATATTTTAAAAATGAAATAG
- a CDS encoding glycoside hydrolase family 43 protein: protein MKKRPMNPNFLKNKFTLLTAAAFLSVSNISAQTFSDFNYRGNDKIYNDNPLKPDEFYSPILQGCYPDPSITKKGDDYYLVNSSFSMFPGVPIFTSKDMVNWKQIGHVLDRPSQLKVEKGGVSQGIYAPDIKYNKYNDTFYMITTQIAGGVGNMVVKTKDPAKGWSEVQKLNFDGIDPAIFFDDDGKAYIVHNDAPPKGTEQYQGHRVIKMWDYDLEKDQVVAGSDRIIVNAGVDITQKPIWIEGPHLYKYKGKYYLMCAEGGTGGWHSEVIFMADSPKGPFVPAKNNPILTQRYFPKDRKEKVDWAGHADLVEGPNGQWYGVFLAIRPNVNNRVTKGRETFVLPVDWSGTYPVFQNGLVPMKPKLKLPEGTQNQTGQNGFFPNGNFTYNDKLTDKNLDYRWIAMRGPRENFITSTKNGVKVNPMETNIKALAPVSALFHRLQHEDFETSVTLDFKPKSEKELAGITCYQSERFNYVFGITKKGKDYYIVLERTEKGASRLIASEKISLSKTIKLQLMGENDNISFNYALDGKNFKNLGGPVSGDILSTDVAGGFTGSLIGLYSTSSNDIVPN, encoded by the coding sequence ATGAAAAAGAGACCCATGAATCCGAATTTTTTAAAGAACAAATTCACCCTGCTGACGGCAGCAGCGTTCTTAAGCGTGAGCAACATTTCTGCTCAGACCTTTTCCGATTTCAACTACCGTGGAAACGATAAAATATACAATGACAATCCACTGAAACCGGACGAGTTCTACTCGCCGATCCTTCAGGGCTGTTATCCGGACCCGAGCATCACCAAAAAAGGAGACGACTATTATCTGGTGAATTCTTCATTTTCGATGTTTCCGGGCGTTCCGATCTTCACGTCGAAAGATATGGTCAACTGGAAACAAATCGGCCACGTACTGGATCGCCCGTCTCAATTAAAAGTAGAAAAAGGAGGCGTTTCCCAGGGAATTTATGCACCGGACATCAAGTATAACAAATACAACGACACGTTCTACATGATCACCACGCAGATTGCGGGGGGAGTAGGAAACATGGTCGTCAAAACCAAAGACCCTGCAAAAGGCTGGAGCGAAGTGCAGAAGCTGAATTTTGACGGGATCGATCCTGCGATCTTCTTTGACGACGACGGAAAAGCGTACATCGTTCACAACGATGCGCCGCCAAAGGGAACCGAGCAGTATCAGGGGCACCGCGTCATCAAAATGTGGGATTACGATCTGGAAAAAGACCAGGTAGTAGCAGGATCTGATAGGATTATTGTTAATGCCGGTGTCGATATCACCCAAAAACCGATCTGGATCGAAGGTCCGCATTTATACAAATACAAAGGAAAATATTACCTGATGTGCGCCGAAGGCGGAACCGGAGGATGGCACAGCGAAGTGATCTTTATGGCCGATTCGCCGAAAGGACCGTTTGTTCCGGCAAAGAACAACCCGATCCTGACGCAGCGTTATTTCCCGAAAGACCGCAAGGAAAAAGTAGACTGGGCAGGCCATGCCGATCTAGTGGAAGGCCCGAACGGACAATGGTACGGCGTATTCCTGGCCATCCGTCCGAATGTCAACAACAGGGTTACCAAAGGCCGGGAAACCTTCGTATTACCAGTAGACTGGAGCGGAACGTATCCGGTTTTCCAGAACGGGCTGGTTCCGATGAAACCGAAACTGAAATTACCCGAAGGCACTCAAAACCAGACCGGACAGAACGGATTCTTCCCGAACGGAAACTTTACGTATAATGATAAACTGACCGATAAAAACCTGGATTACCGTTGGATCGCCATGCGCGGACCGCGTGAGAACTTCATCACTTCCACTAAAAATGGGGTAAAAGTGAATCCTATGGAAACAAATATCAAAGCGTTAGCTCCGGTTTCCGCCTTGTTCCACAGGTTGCAACACGAAGATTTTGAAACTTCCGTAACCCTGGATTTTAAGCCGAAATCTGAAAAAGAACTGGCCGGAATTACCTGCTATCAAAGTGAAAGGTTCAATTATGTTTTCGGAATTACCAAAAAAGGCAAAGACTATTATATCGTTCTGGAAAGAACAGAGAAAGGAGCATCCCGACTGATCGCCAGTGAGAAAATTTCATTGTCAAAAACCATTAAACTGCAGTTAATGGGTGAGAACGACAACATCAGCTTCAACTATGCATTAGACGGTAAAAACTTTAAAAATCTGGGCGGACCGGTTTCAGGAGACATCCTATCAACCGATGTGGCAGGCGGTTTCACCGGAAGTTTAATCGGTCTGTACAGCACGTCGTCTAACGATATTGTACCGAATTAA
- a CDS encoding glycoside hydrolase family 43 protein, giving the protein MNIKKSFYIVSFLGFIGLNDLSAQVNPAHKATTAFTNPIIWADAPDLSITRNGDDFFLISTTMHLMPGAPVMHSKDLVHWEVASYVFDTLNDNSKYDLLNGTVYGRGQWASSIRYHKGKYYVLFSPNDEPFKSYFYVTDNPEKGNWKLITRTRHFHDASLFFDDDDRVYVFTSNKVFELSPDFKTVIGNPDGTQVFQKDESETGLLEGNQIIKKDGKYYMMMISWPRGGKRRQVVYRSDKVTGPFEKKVVLEDNFLGFSYAGQGALIDDKNGNWYSLIFQDRNGVGRVPVLLPVKWENGWPVLGDNGRVPLKGEVPLSPFKPKNHLVESDEFSGKKMKIQWQWNHNPVNSAWSLSERKGFLRLKTSRIGDNLYLAPNTLTQRMEGPTSSGIVALEVKGMKDGDVAGFSAFNGDSGILSVVMEGGKKYVVFSTNEVSLDNKTKAVTEAKKEQKKRIPLNADKVYFKIDADFNLGKDLADFYYSTDGKNWTEMAKDYKMIFDYRRFFMGSKFAIFNYATQDPGGFVDVDFFRVKTDLK; this is encoded by the coding sequence TTGAATATTAAAAAATCATTTTATATAGTTTCTTTTTTGGGATTTATCGGGCTGAATGATCTTTCAGCCCAGGTAAATCCTGCTCATAAAGCAACAACGGCATTTACAAATCCCATCATCTGGGCAGATGCACCGGATTTGTCGATCACCAGAAACGGCGATGACTTTTTCCTTATCAGTACCACCATGCATCTGATGCCGGGTGCTCCGGTAATGCATTCCAAAGACTTGGTGCATTGGGAAGTGGCAAGCTATGTATTTGACACTCTGAATGACAATTCAAAATATGACCTGCTGAACGGAACCGTTTACGGGCGCGGGCAATGGGCATCGTCCATCCGGTATCATAAAGGAAAATATTATGTCTTGTTTTCTCCGAATGACGAACCGTTCAAATCCTATTTCTATGTCACGGATAATCCCGAAAAAGGCAACTGGAAACTTATTACAAGGACCAGGCATTTTCACGACGCCTCTTTGTTCTTTGATGACGATGACCGCGTCTATGTGTTTACTTCCAATAAAGTTTTTGAGCTGAGCCCTGATTTTAAAACGGTTATCGGAAACCCCGACGGTACGCAGGTCTTTCAAAAAGATGAATCTGAAACAGGACTTCTGGAAGGCAACCAGATCATCAAAAAGGACGGGAAATATTACATGATGATGATTTCCTGGCCGAGAGGCGGAAAACGGAGGCAGGTCGTGTACCGGTCTGATAAAGTCACCGGGCCTTTCGAAAAGAAAGTCGTTCTGGAAGATAATTTCCTTGGATTTTCCTATGCCGGGCAGGGTGCCCTGATAGATGACAAAAATGGCAACTGGTATTCACTGATCTTTCAGGACAGAAATGGAGTAGGAAGGGTTCCTGTTTTACTTCCTGTAAAATGGGAGAACGGATGGCCGGTGCTGGGCGACAACGGAAGAGTGCCTTTGAAAGGAGAGGTTCCGCTTTCACCATTTAAACCAAAAAATCATTTGGTAGAGAGCGATGAATTTTCCGGTAAAAAAATGAAAATCCAGTGGCAGTGGAACCACAATCCTGTCAATTCCGCATGGTCATTATCCGAACGGAAAGGATTTTTAAGGCTGAAAACATCCAGAATAGGAGATAATTTGTACCTCGCTCCGAATACATTGACCCAAAGAATGGAAGGCCCGACATCCAGCGGCATAGTGGCTTTGGAGGTAAAAGGAATGAAGGACGGCGATGTTGCCGGTTTCAGTGCCTTCAACGGAGATTCCGGGATTTTATCTGTGGTAATGGAAGGCGGCAAAAAGTATGTGGTATTCTCAACCAACGAAGTGAGTCTGGACAATAAAACCAAGGCGGTAACGGAGGCTAAAAAAGAACAGAAAAAACGGATTCCTTTGAACGCTGACAAAGTCTATTTTAAAATCGATGCTGATTTCAACCTGGGAAAAGACCTGGCAGATTTTTATTACAGCACCGACGGGAAAAACTGGACGGAAATGGCGAAAGATTACAAAATGATCTTCGACTACCGCAGATTCTTTATGGGTTCCAAATTTGCGATCTTCAATTATGCCACTCAAGATCCGGGCGGTTTTGTGGATGTTGATTTTTTCAGGGTTAAAACAGATTTAAAATAA